A genomic segment from Anas platyrhynchos isolate ZD024472 breed Pekin duck chromosome 5, IASCAAS_PekinDuck_T2T, whole genome shotgun sequence encodes:
- the ABCD4 gene encoding lysosomal cobalamin transporter ABCD4 isoform X5 — translation MAGGSAGGRGAGAGGRPRPQLDVVFLRRFLRIQAVLFPQWPSRNALMFLTLLCVALLAGYLSGRCDPQPVLRGAGEQGLLRIQSADCHRPHPDRGELHGTSASARTWRGFASSSAPWPASSSSLPSRWPTTRTSASTGWLGPVSIFGYFVIGTIVNKVLMSPIVSKLVEQEKLEGDFRFKHMQIRVNAEPAAFYRAGRVEHMRTNRRLQSLLQTQRELIGKELWLYIGINTFDYLGSILSYVVIAIPIFSGVYGDLSPTELSALVSKNAFVSIYLISCFSQLIDLSSTVTDVAGYTHRIGELQETLLSLGRRKNENYSEAKAGWDLDSSYSEEDAVPKDTAFLLERVTLSVPSSGKLLIKDLSLRISQGDSVMIVGNTGTGKTSLLRVLGGLWESTRGSIQMLTCFGPHGVLFLPQRPFFTDGSLREQVIYPLKEIYPVSGPADDERIVRFLELAGLADLLERAGGLDEQVDWNWYDILSPGEMQRLSFARLFYLQPRYAVLDEATSALTEEVEHELYRVCLQLGMTLVSVGHRPSLEKFHSWILKLHGEGRWELMRCERMKRLPSEEGC, via the exons ATGGCGGGAGGCAGCGCCGGCGGTCGGGGCGCTGGGGCCGGCGGCCG GCCCCGGCCCCAGCTCGATGTGGTGTTCCTGCGGCGCTTCCTGAGGATCCAGGCTGTCTTGTTTCCCCAGTGGCCGTCCCGCAACGCGCTGATGTTCCTCACGCTGCTCTGCGTCGCCTTGCTGG CTGGTTATTTATCAGGTCGGTGTGATCCCCAGCCAGTACTACGAGGTGCTGGGGAACAAGGACTTCTCCGGATTCAAAGCGCTGACTGCCATCGCCCTCACCCTGATCGTGGTGAACTCCACG GGACCAGCGCATCAGCCAGGACGTGGAGAGGTTTTGCAAGCAGCTCAGCTCCATGGCCAGCAAGCTCGTCATCTCTCCCTTCACGCTGGCCTACTACACGTACCAGTGCTTCCACAG GCTGGCTGGGCCCGGTGAGCATCTTTGGGTATTTTGTCATCGGGACAATCGTTAACAAGGTATTGATGAGCCCAATTGTGTCTAAACTTGTGGAGCAGGAAAAGCTGGAGGGGGATTTCAG GTTCAAGCACATGCAGATTCGAGTCAATGCAGAACCAGCTGCTTTCTACAG GGCCGGGCGAGTGGAGCACATGCGCACGAACCGCAGGCTGCAGAGTTTGCTGCAGACCCAGAGGGAGCTGATTGGCAAGGAGCTGTGGCTCTACA TTGGGATCAACACCTTTGACTACCTGGGCAGCATCCTGAGCTACGTGGTCATTGCCATTCCTATCTTTTCTGGGGTCTACGGTGACCTGAGTCCGACAGAGCTCAGCGCCCTGGTCAGCAAG AATGCCTTCGTTTCCATCTACCTCATCAGCTGCTTCAGCCAGCTCATCGATCTCTCCAGCACCGTGACTGATGTAGCTGGCTACACACACAG GATTGGTGAACTGCAGGAGACTTTGCTGAGTcttggcagaagaaaaaatgaaaactactcAGAAGCCAAAGCTGGCTGGGACCTGGACAG CAGCTATTCTGAGGAGGACGCAGTGCCAAAGGACACGGCTTTCCTTCTGGAGCGAGTGACACTCTCAGTGCCATCCTCTGGCAAGCTGCTCATTAAAGACCTGAGCCTCAGGATCTCACAAGGAGACAGCGTGATGATCGTGGGGAACACTGGCACAGGGAAAACATCTCTCCTGAGGGTCCTCGGGGGACTCTGGGAAAGCACACGGG GGAGCATCCAGATGCTGACCTGCTTTGGCCCCCACGGAGTGCTGTTCCTGCCGCAGCGGCCGTTCTTCACCGATGGCAGCCTGCGTGAGCAG GTGATATACCCCCTGAAGGAGATCTACCCAGTGTCAG GGCCTGCAGATGATGAGAGGATCGTGCGATTCCTGGAGTTGGCCGGGCTG GCTGATCTGCTGGAAAGGGCTGGAGGACTGGATGAGCAGGTGGACTGGAACTG GTATGATATCCTGTCCCCGGGGGAGATGCAGAGGCTCTCATTTGCACGTCTCTTCTACCTCCAGCCAAGATATGCAG TGCTAGATGAAGCCACCAGTGCCCTGACAGAAGAGGTGGAGCATGAGCTGTACCGTGTGTGCCTTCAGCTGGGCATGACGCTGGTCAGTGTGGGACACAGGCCCAGCCTGGAGAAG TTCCACAGCTGGATTTTGAAGCTTCATGGCGAGGGAAGATGGGAACTCATGCGATGTGAGAGGATGAAGCGGCTCCCATCTGAGGAAGGGTGCTGA
- the ABCD4 gene encoding lysosomal cobalamin transporter ABCD4 isoform X2 produces the protein MAGGSAGGRGAGAGGRPRPQLDVVFLRRFLRIQAVLFPQWPSRNALMFLTLLCVALLEQLVIYQVGVIPSQYYEVLGNKDFSGFKALTAIALTLIVVNSTLKSFDQFICNLMYVSWRKSLTEYLHRCYFQGQVYYSLHVLHEDIDNPDQRISQDVERFCKQLSSMASKLVISPFTLAYYTYQCFHSTGWLGPVSIFGYFVIGTIVNKVLMSPIVSKLVEQEKLEGDFRFKHMQIRVNAEPAAFYRAGRVEHMRTNRRLQSLLQTQRELIGKELWLYIGINTFDYLGSILSYVVIAIPIFSGVYGDLSPTELSALVSKNAFVSIYLISCFSQLIDLSSTVTDVAGYTHRIGELQETLLSLGRRKNENYSEAKAGWDLDSYSEEDAVPKDTAFLLERVTLSVPSSGKLLIKDLSLRISQGDSVMIVGNTGTGKTSLLRVLGGLWESTRGSIQMLTCFGPHGVLFLPQRPFFTDGSLREQVIYPLKEIYPVSGPADDERIVRFLELAGLADLLERAGGLDEQVDWNWYDILSPGEMQRLSFARLFYLQPRYAVLDEATSALTEEVEHELYRVCLQLGMTLVSVGHRPSLEKFHSWILKLHGEGRWELMRCERMKRLPSEEGC, from the exons ATGGCGGGAGGCAGCGCCGGCGGTCGGGGCGCTGGGGCCGGCGGCCG GCCCCGGCCCCAGCTCGATGTGGTGTTCCTGCGGCGCTTCCTGAGGATCCAGGCTGTCTTGTTTCCCCAGTGGCCGTCCCGCAACGCGCTGATGTTCCTCACGCTGCTCTGCGTCGCCTTGCTGG AGCAGCTGGTTATTTATCAGGTCGGTGTGATCCCCAGCCAGTACTACGAGGTGCTGGGGAACAAGGACTTCTCCGGATTCAAAGCGCTGACTGCCATCGCCCTCACCCTGATCGTGGTGAACTCCACG CTAAAAAGCTTCGACCAGTTTATCTGCAACCTGATGTACGTGAGCTGGAGGAAATCCCTCACCGAATACCTCCACCGCTGCTACTTCCAGGGCCAGGTTTACTACAGCCTGCATGTTCTGCACGAGGACATCGATAACCC GGACCAGCGCATCAGCCAGGACGTGGAGAGGTTTTGCAAGCAGCTCAGCTCCATGGCCAGCAAGCTCGTCATCTCTCCCTTCACGCTGGCCTACTACACGTACCAGTGCTTCCACAG CACAGGCTGGCTGGGCCCGGTGAGCATCTTTGGGTATTTTGTCATCGGGACAATCGTTAACAAGGTATTGATGAGCCCAATTGTGTCTAAACTTGTGGAGCAGGAAAAGCTGGAGGGGGATTTCAG GTTCAAGCACATGCAGATTCGAGTCAATGCAGAACCAGCTGCTTTCTACAG GGCCGGGCGAGTGGAGCACATGCGCACGAACCGCAGGCTGCAGAGTTTGCTGCAGACCCAGAGGGAGCTGATTGGCAAGGAGCTGTGGCTCTACA TTGGGATCAACACCTTTGACTACCTGGGCAGCATCCTGAGCTACGTGGTCATTGCCATTCCTATCTTTTCTGGGGTCTACGGTGACCTGAGTCCGACAGAGCTCAGCGCCCTGGTCAGCAAG AATGCCTTCGTTTCCATCTACCTCATCAGCTGCTTCAGCCAGCTCATCGATCTCTCCAGCACCGTGACTGATGTAGCTGGCTACACACACAG GATTGGTGAACTGCAGGAGACTTTGCTGAGTcttggcagaagaaaaaatgaaaactactcAGAAGCCAAAGCTGGCTGGGACCTGGACAG CTATTCTGAGGAGGACGCAGTGCCAAAGGACACGGCTTTCCTTCTGGAGCGAGTGACACTCTCAGTGCCATCCTCTGGCAAGCTGCTCATTAAAGACCTGAGCCTCAGGATCTCACAAGGAGACAGCGTGATGATCGTGGGGAACACTGGCACAGGGAAAACATCTCTCCTGAGGGTCCTCGGGGGACTCTGGGAAAGCACACGGG GGAGCATCCAGATGCTGACCTGCTTTGGCCCCCACGGAGTGCTGTTCCTGCCGCAGCGGCCGTTCTTCACCGATGGCAGCCTGCGTGAGCAG GTGATATACCCCCTGAAGGAGATCTACCCAGTGTCAG GGCCTGCAGATGATGAGAGGATCGTGCGATTCCTGGAGTTGGCCGGGCTG GCTGATCTGCTGGAAAGGGCTGGAGGACTGGATGAGCAGGTGGACTGGAACTG GTATGATATCCTGTCCCCGGGGGAGATGCAGAGGCTCTCATTTGCACGTCTCTTCTACCTCCAGCCAAGATATGCAG TGCTAGATGAAGCCACCAGTGCCCTGACAGAAGAGGTGGAGCATGAGCTGTACCGTGTGTGCCTTCAGCTGGGCATGACGCTGGTCAGTGTGGGACACAGGCCCAGCCTGGAGAAG TTCCACAGCTGGATTTTGAAGCTTCATGGCGAGGGAAGATGGGAACTCATGCGATGTGAGAGGATGAAGCGGCTCCCATCTGAGGAAGGGTGCTGA
- the ABCD4 gene encoding lysosomal cobalamin transporter ABCD4 isoform X3: MASKLVISPFTLAYYTYQCFHSTGWLGPVSIFGYFVIGTIVNKVLMSPIVSKLVEQEKLEGDFRFKHMQIRVNAEPAAFYRAGRVEHMRTNRRLQSLLQTQRELIGKELWLYIGINTFDYLGSILSYVVIAIPIFSGVYGDLSPTELSALVSKNAFVSIYLISCFSQLIDLSSTVTDVAGYTHRIGELQETLLSLGRRKNENYSEAKAGWDLDSSYSEEDAVPKDTAFLLERVTLSVPSSGKLLIKDLSLRISQGDSVMIVGNTGTGKTSLLRVLGGLWESTRGSIQMLTCFGPHGVLFLPQRPFFTDGSLREQVIYPLKEIYPVSGPADDERIVRFLELAGLADLLERAGGLDEQVDWNWYDILSPGEMQRLSFARLFYLQPRYAVLDEATSALTEEVEHELYRVCLQLGMTLVSVGHRPSLEKFHSWILKLHGEGRWELMRCERMKRLPSEEGC; encoded by the exons ATGGCCAGCAAGCTCGTCATCTCTCCCTTCACGCTGGCCTACTACACGTACCAGTGCTTCCACAG CACAGGCTGGCTGGGCCCGGTGAGCATCTTTGGGTATTTTGTCATCGGGACAATCGTTAACAAGGTATTGATGAGCCCAATTGTGTCTAAACTTGTGGAGCAGGAAAAGCTGGAGGGGGATTTCAG GTTCAAGCACATGCAGATTCGAGTCAATGCAGAACCAGCTGCTTTCTACAG GGCCGGGCGAGTGGAGCACATGCGCACGAACCGCAGGCTGCAGAGTTTGCTGCAGACCCAGAGGGAGCTGATTGGCAAGGAGCTGTGGCTCTACA TTGGGATCAACACCTTTGACTACCTGGGCAGCATCCTGAGCTACGTGGTCATTGCCATTCCTATCTTTTCTGGGGTCTACGGTGACCTGAGTCCGACAGAGCTCAGCGCCCTGGTCAGCAAG AATGCCTTCGTTTCCATCTACCTCATCAGCTGCTTCAGCCAGCTCATCGATCTCTCCAGCACCGTGACTGATGTAGCTGGCTACACACACAG GATTGGTGAACTGCAGGAGACTTTGCTGAGTcttggcagaagaaaaaatgaaaactactcAGAAGCCAAAGCTGGCTGGGACCTGGACAG CAGCTATTCTGAGGAGGACGCAGTGCCAAAGGACACGGCTTTCCTTCTGGAGCGAGTGACACTCTCAGTGCCATCCTCTGGCAAGCTGCTCATTAAAGACCTGAGCCTCAGGATCTCACAAGGAGACAGCGTGATGATCGTGGGGAACACTGGCACAGGGAAAACATCTCTCCTGAGGGTCCTCGGGGGACTCTGGGAAAGCACACGGG GGAGCATCCAGATGCTGACCTGCTTTGGCCCCCACGGAGTGCTGTTCCTGCCGCAGCGGCCGTTCTTCACCGATGGCAGCCTGCGTGAGCAG GTGATATACCCCCTGAAGGAGATCTACCCAGTGTCAG GGCCTGCAGATGATGAGAGGATCGTGCGATTCCTGGAGTTGGCCGGGCTG GCTGATCTGCTGGAAAGGGCTGGAGGACTGGATGAGCAGGTGGACTGGAACTG GTATGATATCCTGTCCCCGGGGGAGATGCAGAGGCTCTCATTTGCACGTCTCTTCTACCTCCAGCCAAGATATGCAG TGCTAGATGAAGCCACCAGTGCCCTGACAGAAGAGGTGGAGCATGAGCTGTACCGTGTGTGCCTTCAGCTGGGCATGACGCTGGTCAGTGTGGGACACAGGCCCAGCCTGGAGAAG TTCCACAGCTGGATTTTGAAGCTTCATGGCGAGGGAAGATGGGAACTCATGCGATGTGAGAGGATGAAGCGGCTCCCATCTGAGGAAGGGTGCTGA
- the ABCD4 gene encoding lysosomal cobalamin transporter ABCD4 isoform X4 → MQIRVNAEPAAFYRAGRVEHMRTNRRLQSLLQTQRELIGKELWLYIGINTFDYLGSILSYVVIAIPIFSGVYGDLSPTELSALVSKNAFVSIYLISCFSQLIDLSSTVTDVAGYTHRIGELQETLLSLGRRKNENYSEAKAGWDLDSSYSEEDAVPKDTAFLLERVTLSVPSSGKLLIKDLSLRISQGDSVMIVGNTGTGKTSLLRVLGGLWESTRGSIQMLTCFGPHGVLFLPQRPFFTDGSLREQVIYPLKEIYPVSGPADDERIVRFLELAGLADLLERAGGLDEQVDWNWYDILSPGEMQRLSFARLFYLQPRYAVLDEATSALTEEVEHELYRVCLQLGMTLVSVGHRPSLEKFHSWILKLHGEGRWELMRCERMKRLPSEEGC, encoded by the exons ATGCAGATTCGAGTCAATGCAGAACCAGCTGCTTTCTACAG GGCCGGGCGAGTGGAGCACATGCGCACGAACCGCAGGCTGCAGAGTTTGCTGCAGACCCAGAGGGAGCTGATTGGCAAGGAGCTGTGGCTCTACA TTGGGATCAACACCTTTGACTACCTGGGCAGCATCCTGAGCTACGTGGTCATTGCCATTCCTATCTTTTCTGGGGTCTACGGTGACCTGAGTCCGACAGAGCTCAGCGCCCTGGTCAGCAAG AATGCCTTCGTTTCCATCTACCTCATCAGCTGCTTCAGCCAGCTCATCGATCTCTCCAGCACCGTGACTGATGTAGCTGGCTACACACACAG GATTGGTGAACTGCAGGAGACTTTGCTGAGTcttggcagaagaaaaaatgaaaactactcAGAAGCCAAAGCTGGCTGGGACCTGGACAG CAGCTATTCTGAGGAGGACGCAGTGCCAAAGGACACGGCTTTCCTTCTGGAGCGAGTGACACTCTCAGTGCCATCCTCTGGCAAGCTGCTCATTAAAGACCTGAGCCTCAGGATCTCACAAGGAGACAGCGTGATGATCGTGGGGAACACTGGCACAGGGAAAACATCTCTCCTGAGGGTCCTCGGGGGACTCTGGGAAAGCACACGGG GGAGCATCCAGATGCTGACCTGCTTTGGCCCCCACGGAGTGCTGTTCCTGCCGCAGCGGCCGTTCTTCACCGATGGCAGCCTGCGTGAGCAG GTGATATACCCCCTGAAGGAGATCTACCCAGTGTCAG GGCCTGCAGATGATGAGAGGATCGTGCGATTCCTGGAGTTGGCCGGGCTG GCTGATCTGCTGGAAAGGGCTGGAGGACTGGATGAGCAGGTGGACTGGAACTG GTATGATATCCTGTCCCCGGGGGAGATGCAGAGGCTCTCATTTGCACGTCTCTTCTACCTCCAGCCAAGATATGCAG TGCTAGATGAAGCCACCAGTGCCCTGACAGAAGAGGTGGAGCATGAGCTGTACCGTGTGTGCCTTCAGCTGGGCATGACGCTGGTCAGTGTGGGACACAGGCCCAGCCTGGAGAAG TTCCACAGCTGGATTTTGAAGCTTCATGGCGAGGGAAGATGGGAACTCATGCGATGTGAGAGGATGAAGCGGCTCCCATCTGAGGAAGGGTGCTGA
- the ABCD4 gene encoding lysosomal cobalamin transporter ABCD4 isoform X1 gives MAGGSAGGRGAGAGGRPRPQLDVVFLRRFLRIQAVLFPQWPSRNALMFLTLLCVALLEQLVIYQVGVIPSQYYEVLGNKDFSGFKALTAIALTLIVVNSTLKSFDQFICNLMYVSWRKSLTEYLHRCYFQGQVYYSLHVLHEDIDNPDQRISQDVERFCKQLSSMASKLVISPFTLAYYTYQCFHSTGWLGPVSIFGYFVIGTIVNKVLMSPIVSKLVEQEKLEGDFRFKHMQIRVNAEPAAFYRAGRVEHMRTNRRLQSLLQTQRELIGKELWLYIGINTFDYLGSILSYVVIAIPIFSGVYGDLSPTELSALVSKNAFVSIYLISCFSQLIDLSSTVTDVAGYTHRIGELQETLLSLGRRKNENYSEAKAGWDLDSSYSEEDAVPKDTAFLLERVTLSVPSSGKLLIKDLSLRISQGDSVMIVGNTGTGKTSLLRVLGGLWESTRGSIQMLTCFGPHGVLFLPQRPFFTDGSLREQVIYPLKEIYPVSGPADDERIVRFLELAGLADLLERAGGLDEQVDWNWYDILSPGEMQRLSFARLFYLQPRYAVLDEATSALTEEVEHELYRVCLQLGMTLVSVGHRPSLEKFHSWILKLHGEGRWELMRCERMKRLPSEEGC, from the exons ATGGCGGGAGGCAGCGCCGGCGGTCGGGGCGCTGGGGCCGGCGGCCG GCCCCGGCCCCAGCTCGATGTGGTGTTCCTGCGGCGCTTCCTGAGGATCCAGGCTGTCTTGTTTCCCCAGTGGCCGTCCCGCAACGCGCTGATGTTCCTCACGCTGCTCTGCGTCGCCTTGCTGG AGCAGCTGGTTATTTATCAGGTCGGTGTGATCCCCAGCCAGTACTACGAGGTGCTGGGGAACAAGGACTTCTCCGGATTCAAAGCGCTGACTGCCATCGCCCTCACCCTGATCGTGGTGAACTCCACG CTAAAAAGCTTCGACCAGTTTATCTGCAACCTGATGTACGTGAGCTGGAGGAAATCCCTCACCGAATACCTCCACCGCTGCTACTTCCAGGGCCAGGTTTACTACAGCCTGCATGTTCTGCACGAGGACATCGATAACCC GGACCAGCGCATCAGCCAGGACGTGGAGAGGTTTTGCAAGCAGCTCAGCTCCATGGCCAGCAAGCTCGTCATCTCTCCCTTCACGCTGGCCTACTACACGTACCAGTGCTTCCACAG CACAGGCTGGCTGGGCCCGGTGAGCATCTTTGGGTATTTTGTCATCGGGACAATCGTTAACAAGGTATTGATGAGCCCAATTGTGTCTAAACTTGTGGAGCAGGAAAAGCTGGAGGGGGATTTCAG GTTCAAGCACATGCAGATTCGAGTCAATGCAGAACCAGCTGCTTTCTACAG GGCCGGGCGAGTGGAGCACATGCGCACGAACCGCAGGCTGCAGAGTTTGCTGCAGACCCAGAGGGAGCTGATTGGCAAGGAGCTGTGGCTCTACA TTGGGATCAACACCTTTGACTACCTGGGCAGCATCCTGAGCTACGTGGTCATTGCCATTCCTATCTTTTCTGGGGTCTACGGTGACCTGAGTCCGACAGAGCTCAGCGCCCTGGTCAGCAAG AATGCCTTCGTTTCCATCTACCTCATCAGCTGCTTCAGCCAGCTCATCGATCTCTCCAGCACCGTGACTGATGTAGCTGGCTACACACACAG GATTGGTGAACTGCAGGAGACTTTGCTGAGTcttggcagaagaaaaaatgaaaactactcAGAAGCCAAAGCTGGCTGGGACCTGGACAG CAGCTATTCTGAGGAGGACGCAGTGCCAAAGGACACGGCTTTCCTTCTGGAGCGAGTGACACTCTCAGTGCCATCCTCTGGCAAGCTGCTCATTAAAGACCTGAGCCTCAGGATCTCACAAGGAGACAGCGTGATGATCGTGGGGAACACTGGCACAGGGAAAACATCTCTCCTGAGGGTCCTCGGGGGACTCTGGGAAAGCACACGGG GGAGCATCCAGATGCTGACCTGCTTTGGCCCCCACGGAGTGCTGTTCCTGCCGCAGCGGCCGTTCTTCACCGATGGCAGCCTGCGTGAGCAG GTGATATACCCCCTGAAGGAGATCTACCCAGTGTCAG GGCCTGCAGATGATGAGAGGATCGTGCGATTCCTGGAGTTGGCCGGGCTG GCTGATCTGCTGGAAAGGGCTGGAGGACTGGATGAGCAGGTGGACTGGAACTG GTATGATATCCTGTCCCCGGGGGAGATGCAGAGGCTCTCATTTGCACGTCTCTTCTACCTCCAGCCAAGATATGCAG TGCTAGATGAAGCCACCAGTGCCCTGACAGAAGAGGTGGAGCATGAGCTGTACCGTGTGTGCCTTCAGCTGGGCATGACGCTGGTCAGTGTGGGACACAGGCCCAGCCTGGAGAAG TTCCACAGCTGGATTTTGAAGCTTCATGGCGAGGGAAGATGGGAACTCATGCGATGTGAGAGGATGAAGCGGCTCCCATCTGAGGAAGGGTGCTGA